In bacterium, the DNA window ACTTTATAAAATTATGAATTTTGAATGTTGAATTTTGAATTAAAAGGGGAAAAATTTTATAAAACTTAAACCTTCAATTCAAAATTCAAAATTTAGAATTCAAAATTTCTTAAAAGGTGGATGAATTTTTAACAGATAAACACAACCCTATCTATTTTTGCACTAAGTAATGGAAGATACTATAGAAGTAGACCCAGAGCTCTTCTATCCCGAAGGCTGGGTGGGAATACCCATAACCCTTACCAATCAGGGCAGATTGGATTCTTCATTCTCGGTAAGTTTTAGCTTGGAAAAGATAAATAAGATGATAAAATCTCTTGCTCCCAGCCAGACCTTGACTGATCTAAAGATAATCAATAGCTCTAAAGGAGTAAAGGTAAGAGAAGAGAAAAAGAAGGGCTTATTCGCCTTAGGTGATTCTTCCCGGCCAGTCAATATAGAGCTTCCTGCCGGTGGCTTTGTCCTCTTCCATCTCCTCTATGAGCTTTCTGAGGGTGACTACAAAATAGACTATGAGTATTTTAGAAAGAAAGGAAGCGAGAGCTTTGGGGTGCGTAATTATAATGTTGTCTCTATCAAGGATTTTGAGCTATCTATAGACTTATCTACCATAACCGTTAAGTTTGAGATTGAAAACAAGGGAGTAAATGAATTCAAGGGTAGTTTCAACCTTGACTTGGAGCTATCTGCTACTGAGACTGCCACGGGTAGTATCACCATTCCTATCAATCAATCAGAGAAGAAGGAATTCAAATTTCCTATCCCAGATGAGGTTATCCCTGGTATCTACTCTGCTAAATTGGGTATTTATCATGATAAGACAAAAATAGCTGAGAAGATAAAGGAATACAGGATTGAGCCCCTATTTGTGATTACCTCTGTTAAACTGAATGGAAGCGAAACCGAATCCTTGCACCTCTATCCGGGAGGAGATTATGAATTATCTTTAAAGATAGAAAACAGGGGTAATCTTGAGGCTTCCTGTAAGCTCATCTGCAGCCTATTCAATATGAGAGAAGAGGGATTGATCAACCTTCCGGTTGGCTCATCAACCAAGATTTCCTTCCCCCTCTCTATCTGTGAAGACTTTACCTATGAAGATACCCAGCTTAAACTCATCTTAGACTATGAAAGGGCAACCAAAGAGCCAGGCGTCTATTATCTCCCAGTCAAGGTCTATGGCATCTTCCTTGAGGTATCTTCCCAGCTTGATAAAGACTTCTACAAGATAGATGATAAGGCAACCTTGACCATACAGATTAAAAACATCTCGCAATATATAGGGAGTTTCTCAGTCTATGCTGAGGTAAGCCTCTATGATTATACCACCAAAACCCTTTTCACTTTGGTTGGCACAGAGACCAAGAGCTTATTATTTTCTGAGATACCTATAGCAGGCTTTGACCAGAAGCTCTTCTATTCTCTCTGCTACAGGAGTGGGAAGGTGATCTACATAAACTCCCTCTATCTATATGAGGAAGATTATTTCATGGTCTATAGCCCTCAAGATTATTACCAACCAGGCACCCAGGCAGTCTTCATGGTAAAGGTCTCAGAACCAGGCACCCTAAGCTATCAAGTAAGTTATCTCCACTATGGCTTAGTAGAGGGTCTCTCAGGGACTCAAGGAGTGAGTGAGGGTGAGAATATTCTTATCTTAGATTTACCAGAATATCTGAGATTAGGTAGCTATGATTTAGAATGCCAATTCTTTAGAGAAGGAGAAAAAACCTTGATTAAGAAGATCAAGTTTGATGTAGCAGGTTTTGCCATCTTAACCGAAGGGCTCTATTTTGATAAGGATTACTATTTGGCTAAAGAGACGATGAGCGTAACCTTCTTGTTTAAACCAAAAGGAGAGATAGGCACAGCTACTCTAAGGGCCTGGGCATTAGCTCCTGATAGCACCAAAACAATAGTCGGATTTGCCAAAAAAGACCTGTTCCTGAGAGATAATGTAGTTGAGGTGGTCTTGCCGATTAAGTTAGCCACAGAGTATTCTGGTATCCATACCCTTCAATATTGCTTCTTTAAGGGTAACAGGCTATTGAGCAATCGGATTTGTTTCTTTGATGTTAAAGATCTTGAAAACCCAAAGTCTCATCTATCTATTAAGGGAGATTACTTTGAGAAGAGAGAGATAGAGGTAGAGTTATGGGCAACGGATGGAAAGGGGACAGGGATAAAAAATATCGTTCTCTTTAGCAAAAGGGAGGAAGAGGCAACCTACACTCCTTATGGCACGCGATCAACCAGTGGCACTATACTCTTTAAACCAGAGAGGGATGGGATATATCAGTTTATCAGCCAGGCTGAGGATAAAGCGGGTAATCTTGAGGCCTTCAAAGATCAACCAGAGGCAACCGCTACGGTCCTTGTTGAAGATAAAGCAATCATTGCCTTAGATAATAATGAGATTATTGTCTATCCTAATCCCTGCAAACAAGGAAAGTATGTCTACTTTAAAAATGTAAGTCAAGAAGCAATCATTAAAATTTATAACATTAAGGGTGAATTGATCGAAAGGATAATTGTAGATGAGGAACCAGAGAAATGGGATGTAAGAGATATTGCCTCAGGGGTTTATCTCTACCTTATCCAAGATGTATCCTCTAACAAAAGGATAGGAAAGATCGGCGTGATAAAATGAGAATTTTATTTCTCCTCCTTTTTCTTGCCAGAGGTTTGCAGGCAATAGAATATCAAAAGGCATTTACCTATCGTTTAAGGAAGGCCGTAAAAAGAGGAAGTCGCGGTAAAAATGTTTAGAATTTTGAATTTTATTGTTTCGTCTTGACTTCCCTCTCATCCATTTTTATAATTTAAATTATGGATAGGGTTTATATCTTTGATACAACATTAAGGGATGGTGAGCAATCCCCAGGTGCATCAATGAATGTATCAGAGAAATTAGCCCTGGCAAAACAGCTTGCCAAGCTTAATGTTGATATTATTGAAGCAGGATTTGCCATAGCTTCAGAGGGTGATTTTGAGGCAATAAAAGCTATTAGCAATGAGGTAAAAGGCCCAATCATATGCAGCCTTGCCAGGGCAAAAGAAGATGATATAAAAAGGGCTTATGAGTCAATAAAGGATGCAGAAAAAAGAAGGATTCATACCTTTCATTCTACATCTGAGATACACCTTAAGCATCAGTATCATATAAGTAGGGAAGAGGCATTAAAGAGGTCAGTAGAAATGGTAAAGCTTGCAAAAAGCTTCACGGACGATGTTGAATTCTCACCAATGGATGCAACGAGAACAGATATTGGCTATCTCTTAGAGGTTATTGAGGCAACCATAGAAGCAGGTGCAGAAACAATTAATATACCCGACACGGTTGGATATAGCATTCCCATTGAATTTGGAAAAATTATTAAAACAATTAGAGAGAGGGTAAAAAATAGGGCGATAATCTCTGTCCATTGCCATAATGACCTTGGGCTTGCTACGGCTAATTCTTTATTAGCCGTGTTAAATGGAGCAAGGCAGGTTGAATGCACAATAAATGGCATTGGAGAGCGTGCAGGCAATTGCAGCCTGGAAGAGGTGGTTATGACCTTAAAGACAAGGCGTGATCTCTTTAATCTTGATACACAAATAACAACAGAGGAGATAATGCGCACAAGCAGGCTTTTAACAAAGATAACGGGAATATCTGTCCAACCAAACAAAGCAATTGTTGGAGCCAATGCCTTTGCCCATGAATCTGGAATCCATCAGGATGGGCTATTGAAGGAGAAATTGACCTATGAAATCATCAAGCCCCAAAATGTAGGGCTTTCTCAAACAAAATTCATCCTTGGTAAACACTCAGGAAGGCATGCCTTCAAAACAAGGCTTAAGGAAATGGGCTACATCCTTTCTGACGAAGAGCTTAATAATGCATTCAAACGCTTTAAAAGCCTTGCTGACCAAAAGAAAGAGATATTTAATGAGGATATAGAGGCATTGATAGAAGAAGAGAAAACACAAATACCAGAAACCTATAGCCTTATAGAGCTTTCTGTTGTAAGCGGAACAAAGCAAAAGCCCTCTGCAGAGATAAAACTTAAATTCGGCGAAAAAATTATTGAAAAAACCGCAAGCGGGGATGGGCCTGTTGACGCTACATACAAGGCAATACAAGAGCTCACCAAGACAAAAAGCTCTCTTTTAAAATACGAGGTAAAAAGCATTACCGGTGGCACAGATGCCCTAGGAGAGGTTATGGTCTCACTTGAGGAGGGTAGCAGGATTGTAAGGGGCTATGGTGCAGATACAGATATAATTATAGCCTCAGCGAAAGCATATCTTTCTGCGATAAATCGTCTACTATCATTAAAGCATTGGTAGGGTTTTTCAAAAAATTTTTCATTTTATCTTAACAATATGGCCTAATTCCTCAATAATGTCAAGAACATCACACACGGGCTTTACTCCCTCTTTAATAAGCTTATTTGTTCCCCTGCTTGTTTCTTTTGTAATCTCACCAGGAACAGCAAAAACCTCCCTTCCACTTTCCATTGCAAGCCTTGCTGTGATTAAGGCACCACTCCTTTCCTTTGCCTCAACCACAACGCATCCCAAAGAAAGCCCTGCAATTATCCTATTTCTTCTTGGGAAATTATCCTTAAAGGGTGGAGTAGCTAAAGGAAATTCTGAGATAACCGCACCGTTTTCACAAATCTTTTCAAATAAAGGTTTATTTTTGCTTGGATAGACATTCAAAAGCCCAGAGCCTAAAACAGCAATTGTTCTTCCCTTTGCTTCTAAACAAGCCCTGTGTGCAATTGTGTCTATACCCCTTGCCATTCCCGATACAATGGTAAAGCCTAGTTTGGAAAGCTCCCTTCCTAGCATCTGGCAAACATTCCTCCCATAGCTTGATGAATGCCTTGAGCCAACAATGGCAATGGAAAGCTTGTCATCTGGAATAATCTTTCCTTTGATGTATAAAACAATCGGAGGGTCAGAGATTAGCTTAAGGCTTTCTGGATATTCCTCGTCTTCTACTCCAATAATCCTTATCCCATTCTCCTTTGCAAGCTTTATCTCCTTTTTTATGTCTATCTTTTTTCTCTCTTTGCAGATAACATCTGCCCATTCTTCTTCAATAATTTCTTTAAGGCTAGAATAGGAAGCAGAAAAAGGGTCAGCTAAATTTTTTAATAGAAGGTTAAGCTTGTAGGAGGGTATTCCCCTTATCATATTCAGCCCTATAAGGGCTTCACTTGTATTTCTCATACATCAGGGGCTCTATCCATACAGAAAATAAAGAAACTTGACTTTCATTCCCTGCTCTATCAACTGCCTTATATCTAATAATATGGAGACCCTCTTCCTTTATGGTAAATGCCTCTGTATAGGGAGAAAGATTTTCAGAATCAACGCTATAAAGGATGTGGGAAAGGCCTGCTGGGCTATCTTCTGCTTGGAATATTATTTTATTCTCCTCGGGAAGGAAGTAATTTTTGTTATATACAGCCATCTTTGGGTCTGTGAAAAATGAAACAATGGGCGGATTCTTGTCAAGGATAAAGGAGAGGCTATTTTCAGAAGAGATATTTCCCACATTGTCCTCAAACCTGTAAATTATTTTATAAGGGCCTTCAAGCTGTAGGTTAAATTCTGCCCTCTTTAAATATTCCTTTATTTCATTATTTACCATTACCTGAATTCTTGATAGACCAGATGTTGTATCAGAGCCTGTAATGGTGCAGGTTGCCTCTTGGGTTAAATAGCCATCTTTAATAGGAGGGCTTATTTTTAATTCGCCGCAGGGTGGGTTTCCATCAACCATAAATGAAATAGCTATTTCCTCACCCTCTTCTTGCCGCATATCAATAGCCTTATAGGTTATTGTTCTTGCCCCCTCTTTTAATTTCAAAGGCTCCTTGTATGAAAAATAAGGTGAGGAGTCAATCCTTACCAATACCTTAGAGATAGAATTGTCTTCCTCGATGGGAAGGAGGTAAATAAGTGCATTTGAGGAGATATAATTTTTTTTATCCTCGCTATAGAGCCTGGTTGGAAGATTAGAAAATAGAGGAACAACCTCATACTTAAGGCCAATCCTTCTTTCTATAGCAAATCTTGTTATCTCGCTTGGCTTTCCCTGAAGACCATTATTATCAATCCCTGAGATATGAAGGTAATAACTTCCTTCTTTTAATGGATTTGATATAGTTTCAGATTCTTTTGATAATACATTAAATTGCGGGTGAATGAATCCTATATCAGATGCTATTTCAACCAGATGCAGGGCTGCCTCTCCCTCCCATTTAATCTTTGGCCTCATATTTCCTGTTATTGAATTTTCCAGAGGCAAGAGAACCTTTGGAGATGCTGGAAGAAGAACAGGGTCAATGGGACCCTTTTCTGTAATTATTGTTCCATAACCAGCTGAGGTAAGAACCCTTTTTCCATAGGCACTTACATAGGCTTCTCCTTCAAATACAGAAATCCTGGTTAGATTTCCCCTATCTATAAAAACCTCTCCTTCACTTATATCAACAAATCCATCCATTGTGATTACCCTTATTTTTTTTCCTGGTGTAACCTTTATTTTTCCCTGGATAAGCCCAATGGAAAGAGCACCCGTTTCCCTGTCCCTTCCTTCAAATTTTACACTTGTCTCATCCTTAACAGAAATAAGGTCTCCAGAGGGGAACAAAACCTCAATCCTTGTATTTGCTTGTGTTTTTAAGGTCTCATTTGTTCTTATTTTATCCCCTACTTTCAGCCTCTTTTTTGCAACTGCTGCATAACCCGATACATCCATAACCTCGCCATCCTCAAGCTCTATACCTATTTCATCTTTGCTGGGAAACTCAATTATTTGTTTTGGAAAGATAAGATGGGGATTCTTTAATTTATTATACTCCCCTATCTTTGGCCAGAGGAAAGGATTTCCAAGGTGCTTCTTGCATAGACCCCAAAGGGTATCACCCCTCTTTACCACAACCCCATATCCTACGAAAGGTAACCCCAAAAGGGCAATTAAAAAAAATCTCTTCATCTTTAAACCTCCCTATAAAATAATAAAGAGTATAAAAATTGCCTATTTTTTTGTCAAGGTTTATCACAAGATAAAATTAAATTTATCGCCTGATGAAGATTATTGGCAATAAAATCGGGCTTACAATGCCAATTATCTTTTTCCTCTAACATCTTCTTGCCATATCCAGTAAGGACAAGAATGGTTTTACAATTTGCCCTCTTTCCTGCTTCTATATCCTGCAGCTTATCTCCAATCATCCAGCAATCCTCTAATTTAAGACCAAAATCAAGAAATGCCTTTTTAAACATCCCTATCTCTGGCTTTCTGCAAGGGCATTTATCATCTGGATGATGGGGGCAATAATATACGGCATCAAGCCTTGCTCCCTCTTTTGCCAACTCCTCCTTCATTAAGTCATTTATCTTTTCTGCCTCATCAATGCTATATAACCCCTTTCCTACACCTGCCTGATTTGAAATAACAATTGCCAATATCTTATTTTCATTTAATCGCCTGATTGCCTTTCCTACATCGGGAAGGAGCTTAAAATCCTCTCTTTTTTTCACATAGTCAAAAAGCTCCTCATTTATCACGCCATCCCTATCCAGAAATACACAAGGAGGAATCATAAACTCGCCATTCTTACCTTAAGAATTTGGGGCATTTCCTTTATCTTTAAAATAATATCTTCTGAAAGCTCTCCATCAAGGTTCCATACAGAAAGGGCATTGCCTCCCTTTTCCTTCCTGGAGAGCTGAAGGTTTCCAATGTTTATGTTATTTTCTCCCAAAAGGGTTCCTATTTTTCCAATAATTCCTGGCTCGTCTGTCTGGGATAAAACAAGGATATTCCCCTCTAAAGAGACCTCAACAGAAAAATCATCAATAAGGACAACCTTTCCAAATTTCTCTTTAAACAATGTGGCCTGTACTATAGTCTTTTCTTTGTCGGTGGTAAGGGAGAGGGAGATTAAAGCAGGGTAATCGGTTTTTTCTTTTGACTTTAAGAAAGAAACACTTATACCCATTTCCTCGGCAATAGATTGGGCATTTACATAGTTTATATTCTCCTCGGGAAGAAGCCAGGAAAGAATAAAAACTACAATCGTGTTTGTAAGGGGAAGGACATCACTGTCCTCTATTTCTCCAATATATTCTATCTCAATTCTCTTCAAGCTTCCCTCTATTATTTGAGAAGAAAATTTTGCTTGGGCTTCACAAAGGGAAATCCAGGGTCCTAATCTTTTTGTAACCTCGGGAGAAATTTGGGGAAGATTAACCGCATTCCTTATTTTGCCAGATAGGGCATCCTTTATCTGATGTGCAATCTCTATTCCAACACTCTTTTGTGCCTCAATGGTTGATGCACCAAGATGGGGAACAAATACGCAATTATCAAGGGAAAGTAAAGGTGAGTCAAGCGGAGGCTCTTTTTCAAATACATCCAAGGCAGCAGACCTTATCTTTCCAGATCTAAGCCCATCATATAATGCTTCTTCATCGATTATTCCACCCCTTGCACAATTTATAATAATTACATCAGATTTCATCATTTCTATTTCTCTCTTTGAGATAAGATGTTTTGTCTTTTCTGATAATGGCGTATGAATCGTTATATAATCTGATTGTTTAAAGAGCTTCTCAAGAGAAACCAAGGTTATCTTAAAATCCTTTGCCAAATCCTGAGAGAGGAATGGGTCGTATCCAATGATATTCATCCCAAAAGAAGATGCCCTTATGGCAACCTGCTTTCCAATACGGCCTAAACCAATAATGCCCAATGTCTTTGAAAATAGCTCATAGCCTACAAATAGCTTTCTCTCCCATTTTTGTGATTTAAGGGAGGTATATGCCTGAGGGATTTTTCTTGAGCAAGCAAGCATCATTGCCATTGTATGCTCTGCGGTTGATATGGTATTTGAATCTGGTGTATTCATAACAATTATCCCCTTCCTGGTTGCTGCCTTTACATCTATATTATCAACGCCAACCCCAGCCCTTCCTATTATCTTAAGATTTTTCCCTGCACTAATAACCTTTGAGGTTACCTTTGTCTCAGAGCGGACAACCAAGCAATCAAAATCAGGGATTGTGCTAACAAGCTCATCCTCTTGCAGGGCTGTCTTTAAAACCACCTCTGCCCCGGTTTCCCTTAAAATTTTTAACCCCTCCTCTTGTAATGGATCAGAAACTAATATTTTCATAAGCTCAAATAACCTCGATGCAGATGTAAGCCCTTCAAAGGATTCAATACCCTTTTTATTTTTTTCTCTTTAGTAATGCATATTCTATGGCATCAACCAGGGCATGGCAGGAGGCATCAATAATATTTTCCGAGACGCCAATCGTTCCGAAAGAGCCTTTTTTATCTGATGATTCTATAAGAACCCTCACCTTTGCCGCTGTCCCCTCCTTTGTATCAATGACTCTGACCTTATAATCTGTAAGATGGACATTCTTAAGCTCTGGATAGGATGAATACAAAGCCTTTCTAATAGCATTATCAAGGGCATTTACCGGGCCATCTCCCTCTGCCACTGTATATTCCTCCTCTCCTTGCACCTCAATCTTTACGGTTGCCTTTGAGGTGAGCCTTCCTCCTTCATTTTCAACCATAACCCCATACTCCTTTATCTTAAACGATGGCTTATATCTTCCCAGTGCCTTATCGATCAATAGCTCAAAAGAGCCATCTGCTGCTTCAAACTGATAGCCCTGGTCTTCAAGCTCCTTCACACACTTTAATATCTTTTTTGTCTGTTCTTTTGAAAAAATAAGCTTATATTCAGATGCCTTATGGAGTATGGAGGCAGTCCCTGCAAGCTCTGAAACAATCATTTTCCTTGTATTTCCAACAATCTCCGGGTTTATATGTTCATAGGCCTCTGGGTGTTTCATTACCGCACTAATATGAACGCCACCCTTGTGAGTAAATGCAGATTGTCCAACATATGGCTGATGTGGAAAAGGAGCAATATTTGCTATCTCTGCGATAAACCTCGATGTCTCGGTAAGGCTCTTTAATTTCTCCTCCTTTATGGTTGAAATTCCAAGCTTATAAAGGTTTGGAATTAGTGTTATAAAATTTGCATTCCCACACCTCTCTCCATATCCATTTATTGTTCCTTGAACCTGGCTGCATCCAGCTTTTATCGCAGAAAGAGAATTTGCTACGGCAAGCTCTCTAT includes these proteins:
- a CDS encoding T9SS type A sorting domain-containing protein translates to MEDTIEVDPELFYPEGWVGIPITLTNQGRLDSSFSVSFSLEKINKMIKSLAPSQTLTDLKIINSSKGVKVREEKKKGLFALGDSSRPVNIELPAGGFVLFHLLYELSEGDYKIDYEYFRKKGSESFGVRNYNVVSIKDFELSIDLSTITVKFEIENKGVNEFKGSFNLDLELSATETATGSITIPINQSEKKEFKFPIPDEVIPGIYSAKLGIYHDKTKIAEKIKEYRIEPLFVITSVKLNGSETESLHLYPGGDYELSLKIENRGNLEASCKLICSLFNMREEGLINLPVGSSTKISFPLSICEDFTYEDTQLKLILDYERATKEPGVYYLPVKVYGIFLEVSSQLDKDFYKIDDKATLTIQIKNISQYIGSFSVYAEVSLYDYTTKTLFTLVGTETKSLLFSEIPIAGFDQKLFYSLCYRSGKVIYINSLYLYEEDYFMVYSPQDYYQPGTQAVFMVKVSEPGTLSYQVSYLHYGLVEGLSGTQGVSEGENILILDLPEYLRLGSYDLECQFFREGEKTLIKKIKFDVAGFAILTEGLYFDKDYYLAKETMSVTFLFKPKGEIGTATLRAWALAPDSTKTIVGFAKKDLFLRDNVVEVVLPIKLATEYSGIHTLQYCFFKGNRLLSNRICFFDVKDLENPKSHLSIKGDYFEKREIEVELWATDGKGTGIKNIVLFSKREEEATYTPYGTRSTSGTILFKPERDGIYQFISQAEDKAGNLEAFKDQPEATATVLVEDKAIIALDNNEIIVYPNPCKQGKYVYFKNVSQEAIIKIYNIKGELIERIIVDEEPEKWDVRDIASGVYLYLIQDVSSNKRIGKIGVIK
- a CDS encoding 2-isopropylmalate synthase; translation: MDRVYIFDTTLRDGEQSPGASMNVSEKLALAKQLAKLNVDIIEAGFAIASEGDFEAIKAISNEVKGPIICSLARAKEDDIKRAYESIKDAEKRRIHTFHSTSEIHLKHQYHISREEALKRSVEMVKLAKSFTDDVEFSPMDATRTDIGYLLEVIEATIEAGAETINIPDTVGYSIPIEFGKIIKTIRERVKNRAIISVHCHNDLGLATANSLLAVLNGARQVECTINGIGERAGNCSLEEVVMTLKTRRDLFNLDTQITTEEIMRTSRLLTKITGISVQPNKAIVGANAFAHESGIHQDGLLKEKLTYEIIKPQNVGLSQTKFILGKHSGRHAFKTRLKEMGYILSDEELNNAFKRFKSLADQKKEIFNEDIEALIEEEKTQIPETYSLIELSVVSGTKQKPSAEIKLKFGEKIIEKTASGDGPVDATYKAIQELTKTKSSLLKYEVKSITGGTDALGEVMVSLEEGSRIVRGYGADTDIIIASAKAYLSAINRLLSLKHW
- the dprA gene encoding DNA-processing protein DprA, with the protein product MRNTSEALIGLNMIRGIPSYKLNLLLKNLADPFSASYSSLKEIIEEEWADVICKERKKIDIKKEIKLAKENGIRIIGVEDEEYPESLKLISDPPIVLYIKGKIIPDDKLSIAIVGSRHSSSYGRNVCQMLGRELSKLGFTIVSGMARGIDTIAHRACLEAKGRTIAVLGSGLLNVYPSKNKPLFEKICENGAVISEFPLATPPFKDNFPRRNRIIAGLSLGCVVVEAKERSGALITARLAMESGREVFAVPGEITKETSRGTNKLIKEGVKPVCDVLDIIEELGHIVKIK
- a CDS encoding LysM peptidoglycan-binding domain-containing protein; amino-acid sequence: MKRFFLIALLGLPFVGYGVVVKRGDTLWGLCKKHLGNPFLWPKIGEYNKLKNPHLIFPKQIIEFPSKDEIGIELEDGEVMDVSGYAAVAKKRLKVGDKIRTNETLKTQANTRIEVLFPSGDLISVKDETSVKFEGRDRETGALSIGLIQGKIKVTPGKKIRVITMDGFVDISEGEVFIDRGNLTRISVFEGEAYVSAYGKRVLTSAGYGTIITEKGPIDPVLLPASPKVLLPLENSITGNMRPKIKWEGEAALHLVEIASDIGFIHPQFNVLSKESETISNPLKEGSYYLHISGIDNNGLQGKPSEITRFAIERRIGLKYEVVPLFSNLPTRLYSEDKKNYISSNALIYLLPIEEDNSISKVLVRIDSSPYFSYKEPLKLKEGARTITYKAIDMRQEEGEEIAISFMVDGNPPCGELKISPPIKDGYLTQEATCTITGSDTTSGLSRIQVMVNNEIKEYLKRAEFNLQLEGPYKIIYRFEDNVGNISSENSLSFILDKNPPIVSFFTDPKMAVYNKNYFLPEENKIIFQAEDSPAGLSHILYSVDSENLSPYTEAFTIKEEGLHIIRYKAVDRAGNESQVSLFSVWIEPLMYEKYK
- the gmhB gene encoding D-glycero-beta-D-manno-heptose 1,7-bisphosphate 7-phosphatase — translated: MIPPCVFLDRDGVINEELFDYVKKREDFKLLPDVGKAIRRLNENKILAIVISNQAGVGKGLYSIDEAEKINDLMKEELAKEGARLDAVYYCPHHPDDKCPCRKPEIGMFKKAFLDFGLKLEDCWMIGDKLQDIEAGKRANCKTILVLTGYGKKMLEEKDNWHCKPDFIANNLHQAINLILSCDKP
- the serA gene encoding phosphoglycerate dehydrogenase, translated to MKILVSDPLQEEGLKILRETGAEVVLKTALQEDELVSTIPDFDCLVVRSETKVTSKVISAGKNLKIIGRAGVGVDNIDVKAATRKGIIVMNTPDSNTISTAEHTMAMMLACSRKIPQAYTSLKSQKWERKLFVGYELFSKTLGIIGLGRIGKQVAIRASSFGMNIIGYDPFLSQDLAKDFKITLVSLEKLFKQSDYITIHTPLSEKTKHLISKREIEMMKSDVIIINCARGGIIDEEALYDGLRSGKIRSAALDVFEKEPPLDSPLLSLDNCVFVPHLGASTIEAQKSVGIEIAHQIKDALSGKIRNAVNLPQISPEVTKRLGPWISLCEAQAKFSSQIIEGSLKRIEIEYIGEIEDSDVLPLTNTIVVFILSWLLPEENINYVNAQSIAEEMGISVSFLKSKEKTDYPALISLSLTTDKEKTIVQATLFKEKFGKVVLIDDFSVEVSLEGNILVLSQTDEPGIIGKIGTLLGENNINIGNLQLSRKEKGGNALSVWNLDGELSEDIILKIKEMPQILKVRMASL
- the cimA gene encoding citramalate synthase, which gives rise to MKIELYDTTLRDGAQMEGISFSLSDKIAIARIMDRLGIDYIEGGWPFSNPKDKRFFKEIKKEKLKSSKIVAFGSTSHPKYTPPDDPNLLGLISSDTEIITIFGKTWDFHVRNVLRISLERNLKIIEESIKFLRKKGKRVFFDCEHFFDGYKENPKYAKMVMEAAINGGCEMVVLCDTNGGSFPDEIENIIKELKTNFPLGIHAHNDRELAVANSLSAIKAGCSQVQGTINGYGERCGNANFITLIPNLYKLGISTIKEEKLKSLTETSRFIAEIANIAPFPHQPYVGQSAFTHKGGVHISAVMKHPEAYEHINPEIVGNTRKMIVSELAGTASILHKASEYKLIFSKEQTKKILKCVKELEDQGYQFEAADGSFELLIDKALGRYKPSFKIKEYGVMVENEGGRLTSKATVKIEVQGEEEYTVAEGDGPVNALDNAIRKALYSSYPELKNVHLTDYKVRVIDTKEGTAAKVRVLIESSDKKGSFGTIGVSENIIDASCHALVDAIEYALLKRKK